A stretch of DNA from Arachis hypogaea cultivar Tifrunner chromosome 19, arahy.Tifrunner.gnm2.J5K5, whole genome shotgun sequence:
tttgaaattttcgaaaattatgaaagaaaaatgaaaaagattaaagatataatttttaaattgaaaatttgacttgactcataataacaactaaattttaaaaagttttgaaaaagtcaactcgaattttcgaaatttataagtaaaataagggaaagatatttttttgatttttgaatttttaatgatgagagagaaaaataataaaaaaactcaatgcatgaaaattttggatcaaaataaatgatgcatgcaagaacactatgaatgtcaagatgaacaccaagaacactttgaagatcaagatgaacatcaagacttatttttgaaaatttttaagaaaagaaaaatatgcaagacaccaaacttagaaattttcaaactttagacactaacaaattgaaaatgcatgtgagaaacaagaaaagacacaacacaagaaaaattaaagatcaaacaagaagacttaccaagaacaacttgaagatcatgaagaacatatgatgaatttttgaaaattaaagaaaattataaaaaacatgcaattgacaccaaacttaaaaattaacactagACTCAatcaagaaacatcaaattatttttgattttatgattttataaaaaaattttgtatatttttcgaaaaatatttagaaaaagctaaataaggatttcaaaatttttaataggaattccaggaatcttgcaatgttagtctaaaactccagtccaggaattagacatggcttactagccagccaagctttcagtgaaagctccggtccaaaacactagacatggccaatggccagccaagctttagcagatacaaatcagacatacaacagctgatacttcatccaacttcattctatgctgataagtggaagccccagtccaaatgaattagacatggctttacatccaaccaggcttcaacatgcttcatgaaactataGAATTCCTTtctaaaaattctgaagccatagaataatttatttttttattattattttttttttgaaaataagaatgataaaaatgaaaagattaaaattaaaataaaattacctaatctgagcaacaagatgaaccgtcaattgtccaaactcaaacaatccccggcaacggcaccaaaaacttggtgcacgaaattgcgatcatcaacaatgaggccaaagacttggtgctctcgaacgtgaatcacactttatcacaacttcgcacaactaaccagcaagtgcactgggtcgtccaagtaataaaccttacgtgagtaagggtcgatcccacggagattgtcggcctgaagcaagctatggtcaccttgtaaatctcagtcaggcggattcaaatggttatggctaattgataataaaaatataaataaaatataaactaggatagagatacttatgtaattcattggtgagaatttcagataagtgtatagagatgctttcgttcctcctgaacatttgctttcctggtgtcttcttccaatcattcctactcccttccatggcaagctgtatgttgggcatcaccgttgtcaatggctacatcctgtcctctctgtgaaaatggtccaatgcgctgtcactgcatggctaatcatctgtcggttctcgatcatactggaataggatttactatccttttgcgtctgtcactacgtccagcactcgcgagtttaaagctcgtcacaaccatcccttccctaatcctactcggaataccacagacaaggtttagactttctggatctcaagaatggccatccatgggttctaacttataccacaaagactctaatatctcggactcggtcccctgtattagatatctaagagatactcattctatctcttCTTCATGtcgaacggaagtggttgtcaggcacgcgttcataggtgagaatggtgatgagcgtcacataatcatcacattcatcatgttcttgggtgcgaatgaatatcttagaataggaataagcttgaattgaatagaaaaataatagtactttgcattaatttatgaggaacagcagagctccacaccttaatctatggtgtgtagaaactctaccgttgaaaatatataagtgatgaaggtttaggcatggccgaatggccagcccccataaaggtctaagatagcataaaactgatcaaagatgatctgaagatgtaaatacaatagtaaaaagtcctatttatactaaactagttactagggtttacaaaaatgaataaatgatgcagaaatctacttctagggcccacttggtgtgtgcttgggctgagcattgagctttacacgtgtagaggcttctcttggagttgaacgccagtttgtaacctgtttctggcggttaactccactttgcaacctgtttctagcgtttaactccagaatgcaacatgaaactggcgttgaatgccaatttgcatcgtctaaactcaggaaaagtatggactattatatattgctggaaagccctggatgtctactttccaacgcaattgagagcatgccagttggagttttgtagctccagaaaattcactttgagtgcagggaggtcagaatccaacagcatctacagtccttcttcaacctctgaatctgatttttgctcaagtccctcaatttcagccagaaattacctgaaatcacagaaaaacacacaaactcatagtaaaagtccagaaatgtgatttttatttaaaaactaataaaaatatactgaaaactaactaaatcatactgaaaactatgtaaaaacaatgccaaaaagcgcataaattatctgctcatcaggcaTCAACGATGAAGGCTAAATTTGATAAGTATTGGGATGATTCTGATCATTCTTATACTTCTACTCCTTTGACTTTAGTGAACAAGCCATCTCTGAACTATCTATTACTTGTTGCTGTTTTTCTTAATCCGCGGTATAAATTGGAATATATTCAGTTTACTTTGTCTGAGATGTATGGTCAAGGTGAGAAATCTTCAAGGATCTTTAGAAATTTGAAGGATATCATTGCTAAATTGTTTGAGCAATATAGCATATGGAATCTGCGACCCCATGAAGACACTCAAGATGCTAGCATTTCTTCGGATACTACACCAAATCCTAGTGTAGAGATGAGTGAGAATGATAGTATTACGGTTGAAGATCCTATGAGCAAGTGGAAGCAAACTCAGAGGATAAAATTAAGTgacttgaagaaaaataaaatggataGGTATTTGGAAGATGAAGTAGCGAAAGATTTTAGTGGATTtgatatattgaggtggtggagaGAAAAGACTTTGAGGTATCGTGTTCTCTCTTGCATGGCTAGAGATATATTAGCCATTCCTATTTCTAAAAGACAAATACTATTTATTTAAGTTCTctgctttatttttttaattgcttCTATCTCTCATGAAGTGGTCATGCTTTTTATGTGTTATGCGTAATCTTCATTACTTTGCTGCATTGAGTATGTTTTGTAACTGCATTTGTTGgaattcttttttcaattttgttgttgttgtagcaGTTATTGAGGTTTCTTTTAAGGTCAGTAACTGTTTGTGGATTGCATTGAAGGTGAATTAGGAATTATTTAATGGAGGTTGAGTTACAATGGTGCTTTGTTATTTTTGTAGTTGCTGTTTACATATCAAGCTGTTGAGGGACGGATCCAAGCATACAAATGAGGGGGCACTTGTCCcatgatgtttttaatttttgttttaaaagatatagttatatataatatgctcccatttcaaattttaaatgaccccattacaaataaaataaattcaattagttaaagttttaaatttatttttttatttttttattattttgactattatttaacctaatcaaatttaattattgtaCCGTCAATTCTTTATTCTCTTAAattctcttcttatttttatattttcaaccttctttttctattccttgtctaatggtcatcttctcttcatcaaaaagtaaattttaaattctccaatttttttatatagctctccatgactctatgtatctttcaatttcattatttttctttttgatattttcaattgaaatttttaattcaaacaattatagtttaggtattaatctaatattttatttttttcgtgactttatatattttattttattctcgatttattcatccttattacttattttttatcttttgttctattatatgtacctatgttacatataaaattttaaaatgaactgattaatttactaatttagaatatattttttatttttaaaaataatgataaaaaatattttaattataatatataattaaacagatacataaaatattttatctaacattatatcaaaattaaattaaaaaatatataacaaatttaattattttaaaaaataaaaaaattataaaaattatgtttttattattttatataaacatacttttcatataaagatttaatttttctagtatttatatataattctaatttcaaattataaatactaatgtATTATTAGGCGCTAATATGCTAGTTaattcagtcttttattattaaatgtgtataaaaagattatttaggataataagttatctataatttaattaaaatattttaattttaaattttagaaataaaaaaatattttttataaattatatgtaataaatagtattttaagaataaaagtgtCCACtgactctttttaatttttatatctccatataattaataatatttaacaaaatttatttaatatatatatatatatatatatatatatatatatatatatatatatgtcggATATATTCGTGTaatcaaaaatttgtttcaagGCCCTGTTTTTGGCTGTTTTTGCAAAAGATGTccataaatatcataaaattaaaaattaaaaataaaacatcaactcagcaattaaaaataaaatatcataaaattcatgaCAATACTTAGTGAAACAACACACTAAGTCAATAATTTAACAtactaaaacaaactaaaacagCAACTCAGCAATTTAGCacactaaatcatactaaaacagCAATCTCAGcatactaaaaacactaaaacagcaACTCAGCAAGTTCCAATTGACATATCCCTTCCAGTCTTTCAATTGACACTATATCAGCAAGCATTCAATTTATTCCTGTTAAGAAATAACAAGTGAGAAAAATTAGTAAAACATGttagaataataaattattatataccaaTACAATCATTATTGAATACCTAAGATGGTTGATGAGATTGCATTCCACTTTGAACTTCAGGATCTCCAACACTAGTAACTCCAAAaaattctattcaattcaacaatAACAAAATATGTCATGGTATGTCAATGCTCTAAAATGAAAgacaaaaaatgaataataattaataaaatataaatgaacCAATTCATTATATACTTGAATCAACAGCAGCATCTCCTTCATCAAGCTCAACCAATATATTAGCAGGCTTCAACCAAATTTGAGTGCAAATTAACGCTTTTATAGTGGTGGGACTCAAACAACTGCAATAAGAGTCAAGGACACGACCTCCCGTGCTAAAAACTGACTCATATGCCACAACTCCTATAGCTCAATCTAAAAAACTAAAGAGCCTTTAGCACAAAACAAAAATAGGTTTCATTGTTCGCAAATCATTTTTCATACATTAtattcatatttttctttttgagaAAATTAAGATATATAGAGACGAAGAATATGTGTTAAGATATCTGTATCATCCATAGTAcatatattttattcattttgtTCATAATCCATGAGTGTTTTTGAGGAATACAtgcttcttttattcttttatttgtttacctCTTTGCTACTTGTTTGGTTTGCGAACCTTTTTAGGTACCTTTTTAGTTGCTTTGAATAAGTATAAATTTGCTATCTCAGTTCGTAAGAGTTTTTCTTAtgctttaatttgttgttattacTACTTACTACTATACTATTATTCAACTTACTGTACCATTTGATAAGCCAAGCTCATTGACAAAGTTATAAAAGCACACATACAAACACACACAGTTAGATGAAAACATCTATGTAAGTACATCTAAACACAGTTATCTAAAACCACAAATTCAAACAGTAACTATATTAATCAAAACACATTATagaaagaagagaaatgaaattatactaaactaatgaagcaattaaacacattataaatttGAATAGTGAGAACAAAGAGAGTGTGTATTTTCACTTCAAACAAACgcaaagacacaaattaaatcataggaaaaaataaaataaaaataggataaagtatattttttgtccctaaaatttgacaaaagtttcaaaaatacccctaagttttattttgtttcaattttgtcccaaaagttttcgatttgcatcaaatatacccctgatggctaactttttaaaaaatttaagacaaattcaataataatttcataagaacaaccctcaatacaaacaaatcaagcataatttctatgcattattgttaaattaatcttatattttttgaaaatttagccgttggggtatatttgatgcaaatagaaaacttttggaataaaattaaaacaaaataaaatttaggagtatttttgaaatttttgccaaacttcaaggacaaaaaatatactttacccataaaaataaaaagagatggaTCAAAGTAAAGAGAATACGCATAAGAGTTACTTGCTACAATGAATTGATGCGGTGGAGTCAATGGAGTCAACGAAGGGAAAATGTGACAACGGAAGCAACAAAGGTTTGCGACGGCGACAACAACAACGACTACAATGGCAACGGCAACAACAACTGCGATGGCAATGGCAACAATGTTTGATGTCTAGAGCAGCAACGCAAATCTGAGGTGGATCTGGTGCGGATTTGACTTAGATCTGAAGCAGAACATGGAAACAGGAAGACAGATGTGCTGGTAGGACGATAGGTGGTGATTGTCGGCGATGACAATAGGCCTGTGTCGGCGGTGGTGGGCGGTTATCGATGGAAAATTTTTCAGGGAGTGGGTTATCAGGGAGACAAGGGTTCTTTTCTTCGAAAAATCAAATAatgaacactacaagaaaattaaaactaaaaatagaaataaataaaaaattataatgaaatTCTAATGACAATTACATAATTTCcattattagtttaaaaaaagtaaaactaaaagtaaaaataaataataatttagtggcaataataataattgccattataacatataataatagTGTCAATTATATAATTGCcactaaaatttgtttttaaaacttttttcatgtatttttttgtgacaataataataattatcattataatatatagtattaatgacaaatatataatgaccataaaaacataacttaaataaaagaaacagtgGCATTATGTTATTGCTGTTAAAAGTTTGTCGTTAAAACTCATTTTTCTTATAGTGCGTCAACTTTATGAAGCTTCCTCTACAATCTGTCTAGGTGTAACACCAAACTAGTGCAAGCATTCGGCCTCTAAGGCCTCATAATTATTGAGGGTCGGTCCTGTAACTGGAAGACTATTTGTTGGAAGATCAAGAATTATTGCCACCTCCTCCAATATCACAGCACACTCACCAACTGAAAAATAGAATGTGTGAGTCTCAGAGTGCCATCTTTCGATCAGAGTATTAACCAATACCGACTGACATTGGATTACTCTAATCTAGGAAACTTGATAAAAATCAATCTCCTGTAAATGTCCCTCCACAATTTGATTGTGCCGATTTGGCGGCATTTGTACCGACctgcatttttgaaaatctaaattaaataagttataatttattttattaattggagctctttatttttagaaactaatttattaagaataattaaattggttttatgattattaaagtttaaattaattattatttattttattcggttGAACTATTTATTAGAAACTATTTTAATAGGTAaagttaaattgatttttataattattattataatttgagtttgaattaattaaaattattatataatttttttataataaaatattttacatcatTGATTTTATAATAActagagtttaaattaattaggattttaatataatttttaacgaGATATTTTGAGAAAGGataaaattgttgttgttgttgttacccgctttgattaaaataaagtttagttaatattattatcaaGTTCGATACCTGCCAATATAAGTAATTATCGGTATTTCTTGATGAGTTTAGAGTTGCTAATGTTTcatcaaatatattttatccttaagttactaatatcatttatattagtaactcatatatattatcCTTATacattattacttgtgttttaatatatccaatTTTCATAATTATTCGTTTTAGATATTTATAACTTAAACTACTGACTCAGCAGCTCCAAATCGTGACACATATCCCATGTGTTAACTAATCATTAAAGCCTCACTAAccttcattaatcatcatcatcaacgaAGCCAACTAAGAAAAAAGAACGAAAGAAGACCGAGAGAGAAAGTGAACGTGTTCTTCTTGGATACTGAACTTCTGGCCTTGATTTCTTGTGATccgtaattctaataaaaaatttaattcgatTAAAATGTTTATATCTTCATCCTCTACACATTGACGTCACTTTTGTTTGAAAGAAGTTAATGGTGGAATTTTTCCAAGTTTGCATGGTTCGGGCGATTGGTGTCTTAAAGAGCATAGCCAATTTCTAatgttttcttcttcaattgtTCGGTTAGAAAATTTCTTTGGagttttcattattttgattTCGTTTAGAGATagaatttagtaattttataataatttaatgtgTTCTTGATATGTGATTGTTTATTGAATGATTGTGGtttgaaattgaatgattttgtgtttgaatttcgATGAAATATTGTTAATTTAGTGCTTTATGTTTGTTTTGCTGGGACTGCCAAAATGGATCTATTGTGGGTATTTTTGGGTTATTTTTAAGTTTGGAATATTGATAAATTTGATGAGATTTAGTggttgaaagattaaattaaaagttgtgaAAAATCGATAACCGAAAAGCTCGAAAACAGATTTAAAATCAAGTATATATTTTGAAAGATCATGAGAgaagattttgattttgaaaagaatgaTCGTCACCaacacaaatattatttttgaatatgaAAATGTAGTTTGATAAAAGATAGGGGTTCTTGGATACTGAACTTCTGGCCTTGATTTCTTGTGATccgtaattctaataaaaaatttaattcgatTAAAATGTTTATATCTTCATCCTCTACACATTGACGTCACTTTTGTTCGAAAGAAGTTAATGGTGGGATTTTTCCAAGTTTGCATGGTTCGGCCGATTGGTGTCTTAGAGAGCATAGCCAATTTCTAatgttttcttcttcaattgttcggttagaaaatttttttggagttttcattattttgattTCGTTTAGAGATagaatttagtaattttataataatttaatgtgTTCTTGATATGTGATTGTTTATTGAATGATTGTGGtttgaaattgaatgattttgtgtttgaatttcgATGAAATATTGTTAATTTAGTGCTTTATGTTTGTTTTGATGGGACTGCCAAAATGGATCTATTGTGGgtatttttgggctatttttaaGTTTGGAATATTGATAAATTTGATGAGATTTAGTggttgaaagattaaattaaaagttgtgaAAAATCGATAACCGAAAAGTTCAAAAACAGATTTAAAATCAAGTATATATTTTGAAAGATCATGAGAgaagattttgattttgaaaagaatgaTTGTCACCaacacaaatattatttttgaatatgaAAATGTAGTTTGATAAAAGACAAGGGttaaaaaatagtaattatataagttttgggGGTACTTtgagtaaaaagtaaaaattttggaGTAAATcggatattttataaaagttgaggattatttctaaaaatataaaattaaattagtaattttataaatatgaagttaaaattagtaatttattaAAATGTTGGGTTAAAAGGTAAAATATTTAACCTTgagatttaaaacaaaatttctaAAAGTTAAGAATAAAACCCTACAAActgattttttatattaaaataaaaatattaaatttactaatatttaagtaatattattatttgtattaatttatttagtatatttttaatagtatatttctattaaagttattatttttttatcaaataagaaagaaagataaCATAATAAGATTTTCTATAAGTGTTAGAAATACAAAGTTAAAATGAAAATTCCATGATTCTCCTTTCATaagacatttaaaaaaaataagagaagagTGTAAAGATAATTTGAATattaagaacaagaaagtaaaagaataaagaaaagataaaaaaaaaaattaaagggaTCTCTACCATAGAAGAGTAGAGAGCAAAGACTAAAAGAATATAATGAACTTCTGTCACAGAAGagcagagaacagaaaagaaaagaatgtatCAAAAGGATTTCTGCCATAGGAGATCAGAGAGTAAAGACTAAAAGAATCTAATGAATCTCTACCACAATAaagtagaaaacagaaaagaaaagaatgtatCAAAGGTATTTCTTTCACAAGAGAGCAGAGAGCAAAGACTAAAAGAACCTAACAAACCTCTGCCACATGAGAGCagagaacagaaaaaaaaaaaattaactaaagggatctctgccacaggagagcagagggtAAAGATAAAAAGACTTTAAAATATCATCTGCCACATGATAGCATATGCAACCTTGTTTGggtcttagtgccaaatgtatagtGGGAACGTCTACACATTATGAAATATTTTTCAGATGTAAGTATATTACAGcatatttaaaaatcacattgtATGCGGTATGGCTGTAAGACTTATAtgcacactgtatgcatctggaaagtCATATCTGTGACTTCTGTCCAGGTAATGTCAGGAGtaggtaggcaaccgacacatgagctcatggcctacaTAAGATAGACGTGCATCATACTTGATTGCGCATATCTTTGTGTTGTGTAATTTTGTAATTGGGTGTGTGCTATATGATTGATTGACTTTtgtgttcttttatttattatgtttgtaTGTGTCTTGTTGTTAGTTGTTGTTGGCTATCTATTGAAGATTGTATGTATTCTATTATGAGATTACTGTATAACAAAGAATATAAAATGCACCTACCCAACCCTATTAAGGACTCCGTAGTTCTTACCCTATATTTCCATCTCTTTTAGCTATAGGTGCGAAGGTTTATTACGAATGTAGGAGCATAGAAGAATATGTTTGTAAGTTGAGTTGTTGCTAGAATTTGTTTTTCCTTCGCCTTGTTAGTTGAAGTTTTATTTAGAGAGTAGGTGCTGTAATTGATTTTGTAGGTATTACtataatgtattattaatattaaatacttGAATATGTGTTATTCTGTTcttgttgaaaaagtttttaacttttaataaaattatcGATAGATTAATGCGTAAATGCTcgatattaaatagataataaatgaATTAGGTTAGTAATGACTTACTTTTGGTATGATCATGATGTGTTGGAAGTTGGATTGTTACAACATTAAGTGGTTACATATCAACATCCATAAATCTCACAAAATATAGCCATATATCACATTAAACAAAGATAAccatatttaattaacaaattaaatttaacaatatattatttttattacccCATAATCAGTAAAACACAATCATATTAACAACTATATTATTAACTACTCGATATATACTAAATCTATTTTACAAAAAATCCACATTTATATTTATTAgcttctaataataattaataaaacttaaataataaatctaaaatataaatctaattattattagatacattaaaattatattttctaatatctaaaatctatttattttataataataatttttattcattattttttatttatataaccagaataattttaaaaagcattaaacaccttagtttatatatatatatatatatatatatatatatatatatatatatatttaaaatttagtgtTACTAACATAATTCATTGGTTCCTAAATTACACTAAATTTAttcgatttttatttttcctggtataataataataataataataataataataataataatataccttAATTAATTCACTAATTAAGAATTAAGaatgattaattattatatttaaacaattttaaaattctcACTTCTAGTATAACACAATAAACAAACATCTCAAGTAAATAT
This window harbors:
- the LOC140182242 gene encoding zinc finger BED domain-containing protein RICESLEEPER 1-like gives rise to the protein MKAKFDKYWDDSDHSYTSTPLTLVNKPSLNYLLLVAVFLNPRYKLEYIQFTLSEMYGQGEKSSRIFRNLKDIIAKLFEQYSIWNLRPHEDTQDASISSDTTPNPSVEMSENDSITVEDPMSKWKQTQRIKLSDLKKNKMDRYLEDEVAKDFSGFDILRWWREKTLRYRVLSCMARDILAIPISKRQILFI